A part of Synergistaceae bacterium genomic DNA contains:
- a CDS encoding NAD(P)-dependent oxidoreductase — MSDITKIGFIGLGVMGGAMASNMASKGSEEVIVYDISPKRVGEYAEKGMTPAASYADVSRGDVIFTSLPDGEVLESVFFASGGLCETLREGQIFVDLSTVKYSVTLEIERKIREKKAHFLDAPVSGMAARAIDGTLAVMCGGEEAIFEKICPYLRRIGSNIVYMGQIGSGQAAKLINQLLFDINAAAIAEIFPLAVKIGLDPEKTVSIVNSGTGRSFASEFFAPGILKDNFTEGYALQSAYKDLVSACEISSSLGLPLPVLNAAAMTYQMALLKGYGSQNKGSMIHVFEELFGVAFRSKERVQ, encoded by the coding sequence ATGAGCGACATCACGAAAATAGGCTTTATCGGCCTTGGAGTTATGGGGGGAGCGATGGCATCCAACATGGCGTCCAAAGGGTCCGAGGAGGTTATCGTCTACGATATTTCACCGAAGCGGGTCGGAGAATACGCGGAAAAGGGAATGACCCCTGCGGCGTCTTACGCGGATGTCAGTCGGGGAGACGTCATTTTTACGTCTTTGCCCGACGGCGAAGTTCTGGAGAGCGTTTTTTTCGCGTCGGGAGGGCTCTGTGAGACGCTGCGGGAAGGTCAGATCTTTGTCGATTTGAGCACGGTCAAATACTCTGTGACTCTGGAAATTGAAAGAAAAATCAGGGAAAAGAAGGCGCATTTTCTGGACGCCCCCGTTTCGGGAATGGCCGCCCGGGCAATCGACGGGACTCTCGCTGTCATGTGCGGCGGAGAAGAGGCGATTTTTGAAAAAATATGTCCTTATCTCCGCCGCATTGGCTCCAACATCGTATACATGGGACAAATCGGCTCCGGACAGGCCGCAAAACTCATCAACCAGCTTCTTTTCGACATCAACGCGGCGGCCATCGCTGAAATATTCCCTCTGGCAGTGAAAATTGGGCTCGATCCGGAAAAAACGGTCAGTATCGTCAATTCCGGAACGGGCCGCAGCTTTGCTTCAGAATTTTTCGCCCCGGGTATCTTAAAGGACAACTTCACGGAGGGATATGCCCTGCAGAGCGCGTATAAAGATCTGGTCAGCGCCTGTGAAATTTCTTCTTCTCTGGGGCTGCCGCTTCCGGTGCTGAACGCGGCGGCCATGACGTACCAGATGGCGCTTCTGAAGGGATATGGAAGCCAGAACAAGGGGTCGATGATTCATGTTTTCGAAGAATTGTTCGGCGTGGCCTTTCGCTCAAAGGAGAGAGTACAATGA
- a CDS encoding dihydroxy-acid dehydratase: MNDNRHRHPEDMTEAYFCGLMHSAGYRQSDLNKPQIAIVNSWTDVNPGHKPLAELAKAVREGIWAAGGTPAEFNVPAPCDGMAQGTGMHYILPQRDLIAGSVESMVKAHSFDGMVMLASCDKIIPGMLLAACRLDLPVIFLSAGAMTPYVEGGNVYVTPDLKESIGQRNKGIITEEIFQKRKTTICFSQGTCSMMGTANTMGTFLEATGIAPWGSATMLCNDARKFCQARDAGERIVALVNAGKKFSDYFNERSLENGIKYVSATGGSTNAVLHIMALYRALGLPMTLARFDEIQASVPVICKFKPSSKFNITDYHNAGGVPAVLSTLQNNFCLDTELVMGGSLREFLNNATIGADRNVIHEADSPLHESGCFSILHGNLAPNGAVVKRSGVEPQMMYHKGPAVVFNSEEEVREHLLKKKVEPGSVLVVRYEGPKGGPGMRELSIPAAMLVGMGLHTSVAMVTDGRFSGATRGPCVGHVSPEAWVGGPISLVEDGDIVEIDLNRNTLSLLAPEEVLEQRRKAGIIPPERKVNGILKTYREGVQGAEDGALWL, translated from the coding sequence ATGAACGACAACAGACACAGACATCCTGAGGACATGACAGAAGCTTATTTCTGCGGCCTCATGCACTCAGCGGGGTACAGACAGTCGGATTTGAACAAGCCGCAGATCGCGATCGTGAATTCCTGGACGGACGTGAATCCGGGGCATAAACCTCTCGCGGAGCTGGCCAAAGCCGTGCGGGAGGGGATATGGGCTGCCGGAGGAACTCCCGCGGAGTTCAACGTTCCGGCTCCCTGTGACGGAATGGCGCAGGGGACGGGTATGCACTACATCCTTCCTCAAAGAGATCTCATAGCCGGGTCCGTTGAGAGCATGGTCAAAGCCCACAGTTTTGACGGCATGGTGATGCTCGCCTCCTGTGACAAAATTATCCCCGGTATGCTGCTGGCCGCCTGCCGGCTTGACCTGCCGGTGATATTCCTCTCGGCCGGCGCGATGACGCCTTATGTAGAGGGCGGCAACGTTTATGTGACGCCTGACCTGAAAGAATCCATCGGACAGCGCAATAAAGGGATTATAACGGAGGAAATCTTTCAGAAGAGGAAAACGACGATCTGCTTTTCTCAGGGCACGTGTTCCATGATGGGAACTGCCAATACAATGGGAACATTTTTGGAAGCGACGGGAATCGCCCCCTGGGGTTCGGCGACGATGCTCTGCAATGACGCCAGAAAGTTCTGCCAGGCACGGGACGCGGGTGAGCGGATTGTTGCGCTGGTCAATGCCGGAAAAAAGTTCAGTGATTATTTCAATGAACGTTCTCTGGAAAACGGCATTAAATATGTGTCGGCGACGGGAGGATCCACGAACGCGGTGCTGCACATCATGGCTCTGTACCGGGCGCTTGGTCTTCCGATGACGCTTGCGCGGTTCGATGAAATTCAGGCGTCGGTTCCGGTTATCTGTAAATTCAAGCCCTCTTCGAAATTCAACATCACGGATTACCACAATGCGGGCGGGGTTCCTGCCGTTCTTTCCACGCTTCAAAACAACTTCTGCCTCGACACGGAGCTTGTAATGGGTGGATCTCTGCGCGAATTTTTGAATAATGCGACGATCGGAGCGGACAGAAACGTGATTCATGAGGCCGATTCTCCTCTGCATGAATCGGGCTGTTTTTCCATCCTGCACGGCAATCTGGCCCCGAATGGCGCGGTGGTGAAACGCAGCGGGGTAGAGCCTCAGATGATGTATCACAAAGGGCCGGCGGTGGTTTTCAACTCCGAGGAAGAAGTGCGTGAACATTTATTAAAAAAGAAGGTGGAACCCGGTTCTGTGCTGGTGGTGCGATATGAGGGCCCGAAAGGCGGTCCGGGAATGAGAGAACTGTCCATCCCCGCGGCCATGCTGGTGGGGATGGGGCTGCATACATCCGTTGCGATGGTCACCGATGGACGTTTTTCGGGCGCTACGAGAGGTCCCTGCGTCGGGCACGTGAGTCCCGAAGCCTGGGTGGGAGGCCCCATATCGCTTGTGGAAGACGGAGATATTGTGGAAATCGACCTGAATCGCAACACCCTGTCGCTTCTGGCGCCGGAGGAGGTGCTGGAACAGCGCCGAAAAGCGGGAATCATTCCGCCGGAGCGCAAAGTGAACGGAATTTTGAAAACCTACCGGGAAGGGGTTCAGGGAGCGGAAGACGGCGCTCTGTGGCTGTAA
- a CDS encoding N-acyl homoserine lactonase family protein, with protein MYLYPEGVKNKICYSCFVLQNNRETILVDSGLPSQDTILKDKKPFRIMEDAPPLKDALEKLGIEPSAIKKIILTHLHYDHCCNLDLFPEAEIYVQEREIRHALCPFPHEYRYYSLLKETGLPEWIPHILRFHRLEGEQELFEDVSVILTPGHSPGSQTVLAETTEGRYALVGDFAPLYQNYEQAVPNTIHTDLNDWYDSYKKLRAQNVKILPGHDMRIFDRAIYGK; from the coding sequence ATGTATTTATATCCTGAGGGCGTAAAGAATAAAATCTGTTACAGTTGTTTTGTTTTGCAAAATAACAGAGAAACGATTTTGGTCGACAGCGGTCTGCCCTCTCAGGATACGATTCTAAAAGACAAAAAGCCCTTCCGAATCATGGAGGATGCTCCTCCTCTGAAAGATGCTCTGGAAAAGCTGGGCATCGAACCTTCAGCGATAAAAAAAATCATTCTCACTCATTTACATTATGACCACTGTTGCAACCTGGATCTGTTTCCGGAAGCAGAAATTTATGTGCAGGAACGGGAGATTCGTCATGCCTTATGCCCTTTTCCACATGAATACAGATATTACTCCCTGTTAAAAGAAACCGGCCTCCCCGAGTGGATTCCTCACATACTGCGTTTCCATCGACTCGAAGGAGAACAGGAACTTTTCGAAGATGTGAGCGTCATTCTGACACCCGGACACAGCCCGGGCAGTCAAACGGTTCTGGCAGAAACGACAGAAGGCCGATACGCCCTGGTGGGAGATTTCGCCCCTCTTTATCAAAACTACGAACAGGCTGTCCCCAATACCATTCATACAGACCTGAACGACTGGTACGACAGTTACAAAAAACTGAGGGCTCAAAATGTAAAAATATTGCCAGGTCACGATATGCGTATCTTTGATCGCGCTATTTACGGAAAATAA
- a CDS encoding ABC transporter substrate-binding protein, translating to MRKSTRLLTVIVVMGILCLIGNGISLRPGDGLAWAAEPEPVRLALITSLSGDSTENGTLERAGIELAVKRINEAGGIKALGGAKIELIIEDYTSNTENTKSVVERVLSRGDIIAGVGGGTSGLVLPTLPVWESHEVPLVTHNNADNLSSQGYEYVFSIHCRASSVGQVSVEFIDWLKNKIGIKVNNAALIFENSAKGMNSANGARATIKRMGMNLVFDDSHPNTLTDATALVTSIKASGADVCFIYTIYQVCKLLFTAMQNLNYNPVTITGNSLPSFYSALGESMNGVLVSANWFATNKNLVDNPAKKAITDEFEKTYGYFMEQCAGGAYSAVMVIAQALEQTGSRDKKALRDAIAAGTFDTLLAGDKITLNATGANDRSTAVIGQWQNGKLITIYPEFMASGEYIDPAVLRKTK from the coding sequence ATGCGAAAAAGTACGCGTCTTTTAACAGTTATCGTGGTCATGGGAATTTTGTGTCTGATTGGAAATGGAATTTCACTCCGCCCGGGAGATGGCCTCGCATGGGCCGCTGAACCGGAACCTGTCAGGCTGGCTCTGATCACCTCCCTTTCCGGTGATTCCACAGAAAATGGGACACTGGAACGGGCGGGCATTGAACTGGCGGTCAAACGCATCAATGAAGCGGGCGGCATCAAGGCTCTGGGCGGAGCCAAAATCGAGCTGATTATCGAAGATTATACCAGCAATACAGAGAACACCAAAAGTGTTGTGGAGCGTGTCCTTTCCAGAGGCGACATTATCGCCGGCGTGGGCGGCGGCACCAGTGGACTGGTTCTTCCCACTCTGCCCGTATGGGAAAGTCATGAAGTTCCTCTGGTCACGCACAACAACGCAGATAATTTGAGCAGCCAGGGCTACGAGTACGTCTTTTCCATCCATTGCCGCGCATCCTCGGTTGGCCAGGTTTCGGTCGAATTTATCGACTGGCTGAAGAATAAAATCGGGATAAAGGTGAACAACGCCGCCCTGATTTTCGAAAACAGCGCCAAGGGGATGAACAGCGCAAACGGAGCTCGCGCCACGATTAAGCGCATGGGAATGAACCTCGTTTTCGATGACTCTCATCCCAATACGTTAACTGATGCCACGGCGCTGGTGACTTCCATCAAAGCCAGCGGAGCGGACGTTTGTTTTATTTACACCATTTACCAGGTATGCAAGCTTCTCTTTACCGCCATGCAAAATTTAAACTACAACCCGGTGACTATTACGGGCAATTCACTTCCTTCTTTCTACAGCGCATTGGGCGAAAGTATGAATGGAGTTCTCGTCAGCGCAAACTGGTTTGCCACCAACAAAAATCTTGTGGACAATCCAGCGAAAAAAGCTATAACCGATGAATTCGAGAAAACGTATGGATATTTTATGGAACAATGTGCCGGTGGCGCTTATTCGGCTGTCATGGTAATCGCCCAGGCATTGGAACAGACGGGTTCACGCGATAAAAAAGCTTTGCGCGACGCGATCGCCGCGGGAACTTTCGATACCCTCCTGGCGGGCGACAAAATAACGCTGAACGCGACGGGAGCAAACGACAGGTCAACGGCGGTGATCGGGCAGTGGCAGAACGGGAAATTGATCACAATTTATCCTGAATTTATGGCCAGCGGAGAATATATCGATCCCGCCGTCCTCAGGAAAACAAAATAG
- a CDS encoding N-acyl homoserine lactonase family protein, which produces MKTYEIIPLKTGEQEPRDKSGATYLQNMGTLKVSPIIAFLVVGNGRTILVDTGCGGEQWSIEKHHFKLHLPPEMEILNTIRTAGVDPQKIDFLINTHLHHDHCFNNRLFPGKKIYVQKEEIAYAINPHPFQYYYYETAHVGMTPPWIEVMGQFEIVDGDVDLLEGIRLIKFKGHTPGSQGVLVNTTEGPYLIAGDVISDFENWEGKGVWKHIPVSIHVNVDDCYRDFEIIEKLNCKILPGHDQRVFEHKVYPPQKIQA; this is translated from the coding sequence ATGAAGACGTACGAAATCATTCCTCTCAAAACAGGCGAACAGGAACCCCGGGATAAATCAGGCGCCACCTACCTTCAAAATATGGGAACCCTGAAAGTCAGTCCCATCATCGCGTTTCTGGTTGTGGGCAACGGGCGCACGATTTTAGTGGATACAGGCTGCGGCGGAGAGCAATGGAGCATCGAAAAACATCATTTCAAACTCCATCTCCCGCCGGAAATGGAAATTCTCAACACTATCCGGACTGCCGGTGTGGACCCACAGAAAATCGATTTTCTTATAAATACGCATTTGCACCACGACCATTGTTTCAACAATCGATTGTTTCCGGGAAAGAAAATTTACGTGCAAAAAGAAGAGATAGCCTACGCTATCAACCCTCATCCCTTTCAGTACTATTATTATGAGACCGCGCATGTGGGAATGACTCCGCCATGGATTGAGGTCATGGGACAGTTCGAGATCGTGGACGGAGACGTCGATTTGCTCGAAGGCATCCGGTTGATTAAATTCAAGGGCCATACGCCAGGCTCTCAGGGAGTTCTTGTTAATACGACAGAGGGTCCTTATCTGATCGCGGGGGATGTCATTTCCGACTTTGAAAACTGGGAAGGCAAAGGCGTGTGGAAGCACATCCCCGTCAGTATTCACGTCAATGTAGATGACTGCTACCGCGATTTCGAGATTATCGAAAAATTGAACTGCAAAATTTTACCTGGACACGATCAAAGAGTTTTCGAACATAAAGTTTATCCTCCCCAAAAAATACAGGCGTAA
- a CDS encoding TRAP transporter large permease yields MIGTGAILLIVALIVFMAIGAPVYLSILLASFATILNTGGKMHTVVQRLYTANDNFPLLAIPFFFMAGELMLQGGISRRIVNFARSLLSWVRGSMAVITMVSCAFFGAISGSSYATTVAIGKIMYPEMLQEGYEAGYAAVLQAVGGTLGVLIPPSILCVLYGVATGSSVGDMLLYIAPAGILTMLAYIGMALWLIRKKSVQNFYVPVVLKPDSTSQKVALKKLGADCLEAFWALLSPVIILGGIYMGIFTPTECAIVATIYSWLVGTFVYRELNPKTTCRALTDSVVGSACVIIIVDAANVFSWLLTVNNVARAVAAGVSNTVSTPVSFLLLINIVYFIAGMFVEGSVTITIITPLLFPVAKSFGINPIHFGVVTILNCIIGTLTPPFGGALFVTTGFTKVPVITLVKRVWPFVMIGMATCLMVTYIPLLWL; encoded by the coding sequence GTGATAGGAACCGGAGCGATTTTACTGATCGTGGCGCTCATTGTTTTCATGGCTATTGGCGCGCCCGTTTACCTGTCTATTCTTTTAGCCTCCTTTGCAACGATTTTGAACACTGGCGGAAAGATGCACACGGTCGTACAAAGACTCTATACCGCAAACGACAATTTTCCCCTGTTGGCCATTCCTTTTTTCTTTATGGCCGGTGAATTGATGCTGCAGGGAGGCATTTCCAGGAGAATTGTCAATTTTGCCAGAAGTCTCCTGAGTTGGGTAAGAGGCAGTATGGCCGTCATCACAATGGTTTCCTGTGCCTTTTTCGGCGCGATTTCCGGTTCTTCCTACGCAACAACGGTGGCGATAGGCAAAATCATGTATCCTGAAATGCTGCAGGAAGGATATGAAGCAGGCTACGCAGCGGTTTTACAGGCAGTGGGAGGAACGCTGGGCGTTTTAATTCCACCCAGTATTCTCTGCGTCCTGTACGGCGTCGCCACCGGTTCCTCAGTGGGCGATATGCTTCTGTACATCGCTCCGGCAGGAATATTGACCATGCTCGCTTATATCGGTATGGCGCTCTGGCTCATTCGAAAGAAGAGCGTGCAGAATTTTTATGTCCCCGTCGTTTTAAAGCCGGATTCGACTTCTCAAAAGGTCGCTCTGAAAAAACTGGGAGCAGACTGTCTGGAGGCATTCTGGGCACTGTTGTCTCCTGTCATTATCCTGGGCGGCATCTACATGGGAATATTCACACCGACCGAGTGCGCCATTGTAGCGACGATTTACTCCTGGCTCGTGGGAACGTTCGTGTACAGAGAGCTGAATCCCAAAACCACCTGTCGGGCTCTGACTGATTCCGTCGTCGGCAGTGCCTGCGTCATCATCATCGTGGACGCGGCGAACGTGTTCAGCTGGCTTTTAACCGTCAACAACGTAGCCAGAGCAGTAGCTGCAGGCGTAAGCAATACGGTTTCCACACCCGTTTCCTTCCTTTTGCTCATCAATATCGTTTACTTTATCGCCGGCATGTTTGTGGAAGGCAGCGTTACCATTACCATCATTACACCGCTCCTTTTCCCCGTTGCCAAATCCTTTGGCATCAACCCCATCCATTTCGGGGTAGTCACGATTCTCAACTGCATCATCGGCACTCTTACACCGCCTTTTGGAGGAGCGTTATTTGTCACCACCGGATTCACGAAAGTGCCTGTGATTACGCTGGTAAAACGGGTTTGGCCGTTTGTAATGATTGGAATGGCAACCTGCCTCATGGTAACTTATATTCCTCTTCTCTGGCTGTAA
- a CDS encoding TRAP transporter small permease, producing the protein MLVLGFFQIFFRYILRMPLSWSEELIRYLFVWSTFLGMPIGFDRGSHASFDLFSKRIPSRYIPYYQTFLLLLALTVFLFLIVYGFPFMARNFRQYTPALRLPYAVVIAAVPVGSLVGVVYVLHAIFRLYGKEAN; encoded by the coding sequence ATGCTCGTCCTGGGATTTTTTCAAATTTTCTTTCGCTACATTCTGAGAATGCCGCTTTCATGGTCGGAGGAGTTAATCCGTTATTTGTTCGTGTGGAGTACCTTTTTGGGGATGCCGATAGGGTTCGACCGCGGAAGTCATGCCTCGTTCGACCTGTTCTCCAAACGCATTCCTTCCAGGTATATTCCTTATTATCAAACGTTCCTGCTTTTGCTCGCCCTGACGGTTTTCCTTTTTTTAATCGTTTATGGATTTCCGTTTATGGCGCGTAATTTCAGGCAATACACTCCGGCTTTGCGCCTTCCTTACGCCGTTGTCATCGCGGCCGTACCGGTGGGCAGCCTGGTCGGTGTCGTATACGTGCTTCACGCCATTTTCAGACTGTATGGAAAGGAGGCGAACTGA
- a CDS encoding TRAP transporter substrate-binding protein, translating to MFEKKWGKIVAVLVLLCISPGLFAGTAQAAGEVDHTKGEKHSFTVATGVVMNNPIQLAISEMCRRIQEITGGRISFSEHHNSALGSERELLEQESTGMIDMVGGGSQVAYNFVQTCGVFDLPYLFMSNEHAEAVLGSEIGKNILKQFEGTGIKPLTWIACGWRSLTANEPIRTPKEIAGKKIRAMENAVYIDMYNAVGANPTPMAFTELYTALQQGTVDGMDNPPIVINSGSFDDVQKYLMLTEHTFAAGLISMSQELYDSLSSEDQELFQSVAADMLAFSFRANDRVEGESIKAIEARGHMQVLKVDKKIWADAMRTIYPKYEAIYGPDFVRSIVDFKFR from the coding sequence ATGTTCGAGAAAAAATGGGGAAAAATAGTGGCCGTTCTGGTACTCCTGTGCATATCACCGGGCCTTTTTGCGGGAACTGCTCAGGCAGCGGGTGAAGTTGATCATACCAAAGGAGAAAAACATTCTTTCACCGTGGCTACAGGTGTGGTGATGAACAATCCGATCCAGTTGGCCATCTCCGAAATGTGCCGGCGTATTCAGGAAATAACGGGGGGCAGAATCTCCTTTTCCGAGCACCACAACTCCGCTCTGGGAAGCGAGCGAGAGCTGCTCGAACAGGAAAGCACGGGAATGATCGACATGGTCGGAGGCGGAAGTCAGGTGGCCTACAATTTCGTCCAGACCTGCGGAGTGTTCGATCTGCCGTACCTGTTCATGAGTAACGAGCACGCCGAAGCCGTTCTGGGAAGTGAAATTGGCAAAAATATCCTGAAGCAGTTCGAGGGAACCGGTATAAAACCCCTGACGTGGATTGCCTGCGGCTGGCGCAGTCTCACGGCCAACGAACCGATACGAACTCCGAAAGAAATTGCAGGCAAAAAAATTCGCGCTATGGAAAATGCCGTTTACATCGATATGTACAACGCGGTTGGCGCAAATCCCACGCCCATGGCGTTCACGGAACTTTACACCGCGCTTCAGCAGGGGACCGTCGATGGCATGGACAACCCGCCCATCGTCATCAACAGCGGTTCTTTCGACGATGTTCAAAAATATTTGATGCTTACAGAACACACATTTGCGGCAGGCCTCATTTCCATGAGCCAGGAACTCTATGATTCTCTGTCTTCCGAAGACCAGGAACTCTTCCAGTCCGTGGCAGCCGACATGCTCGCTTTTTCTTTCAGAGCGAATGACCGGGTGGAAGGAGAATCCATCAAAGCCATTGAGGCACGCGGACATATGCAGGTCCTGAAGGTGGACAAAAAGATATGGGCCGATGCCATGCGTACCATTTACCCCAAATACGAGGCCATCTATGGACCTGACTTCGTCAGGAGCATTGTCGATTTCAAGTTCAGGTAA
- a CDS encoding ABC transporter ATP-binding protein, translating into MLKIDHLCVSYGDLQVLFDVSLCVQEKECVALAGSNGSGKTTLLRVLSGLIPIKSGEITWYGENLSEISPYKRASLGIAHIPQGRGILRSLNVLDNLLLGGYDKRVKKHREENIERVFELFPKLKERQKQIAGSLSGGEQQMLAIARALVMEPRLLMLDEPSLGLAPIIVDEVFETISQVCKSGMSILIIEQNLVAAMNIAHRGYVLETGQIVMEGTAEALMNDDRVKEVYLGM; encoded by the coding sequence GTGCTAAAGATTGATCACCTTTGCGTATCGTATGGCGATTTACAGGTCCTGTTCGATGTTTCTCTTTGCGTACAGGAAAAAGAATGCGTTGCGCTGGCGGGTTCCAATGGATCGGGAAAAACAACGCTGCTGAGGGTTTTATCCGGCCTGATACCGATTAAATCCGGCGAAATCACCTGGTATGGAGAAAATTTATCCGAAATTTCTCCTTATAAACGGGCTTCTCTGGGTATTGCTCATATCCCCCAGGGACGTGGAATACTTAGAAGTTTGAATGTCCTGGATAATTTACTTTTGGGAGGATATGACAAAAGAGTAAAAAAACACCGTGAAGAAAACATTGAACGCGTGTTCGAACTGTTTCCCAAACTCAAAGAGCGCCAAAAGCAGATAGCAGGATCCCTGTCGGGAGGAGAACAGCAGATGCTGGCCATCGCTCGCGCCCTGGTCATGGAACCCCGTCTCCTGATGCTGGACGAGCCTTCTCTGGGCCTGGCGCCAATTATTGTGGATGAGGTGTTCGAAACCATTTCTCAGGTATGCAAAAGTGGAATGTCCATTTTGATTATCGAACAAAATTTGGTCGCGGCAATGAATATCGCCCATCGGGGTTATGTCCTCGAAACCGGACAGATCGTCATGGAAGGAACGGCAGAAGCATTGATGAATGACGACAGGGTGAAGGAAGTCTATTTGGGAATGTGA
- a CDS encoding ABC transporter ATP-binding protein — translation MTTLLEVIKLHKSFGGVHAVNDVSFTIEQGEILGLIGPNGSGKSTIVNLIAGTYTPESGNILFEGSSIRPLSIARRAKLGIGRTFQTPKTFVGLTVFQSVNTIALQKHSFENAAKRADEILDLTGLLSLRNLSSEKLPIEKRKWLDLARILAIDPKIIMMDEVMAGLNPAEMTESMELVKRINRGGISILFIEHVMKAVVGLCHRVIVLNEGKLLCEGIPKDVMDNGDVIKAYLGKGYRRAKD, via the coding sequence ATGACAACACTGCTCGAGGTCATAAAATTACATAAAAGTTTTGGTGGTGTTCACGCCGTCAACGACGTCAGTTTTACAATTGAACAGGGGGAAATCCTCGGTCTCATCGGTCCCAACGGGTCCGGAAAATCCACCATAGTCAATCTTATTGCCGGAACTTACACCCCGGAGTCAGGCAATATTCTTTTCGAAGGGTCTTCAATCCGGCCATTGAGTATCGCCAGACGCGCAAAACTCGGAATTGGACGTACCTTTCAAACACCAAAGACCTTTGTGGGGCTTACAGTATTTCAAAGCGTCAACACCATCGCGTTGCAAAAACATTCTTTTGAAAACGCCGCGAAACGAGCCGATGAAATATTGGATTTAACCGGGCTTTTGAGCCTGCGTAATCTGTCCAGCGAAAAATTGCCCATAGAAAAACGCAAATGGCTCGACCTGGCTCGTATTTTGGCCATCGACCCCAAAATTATTATGATGGATGAAGTCATGGCGGGCCTGAATCCTGCTGAAATGACCGAGAGCATGGAACTTGTAAAGCGTATAAACAGAGGAGGAATCTCTATTCTATTTATCGAACATGTGATGAAGGCCGTTGTTGGACTATGCCACAGGGTCATCGTACTCAACGAGGGAAAACTGCTTTGTGAAGGAATCCCAAAGGACGTGATGGATAATGGGGATGTGATCAAAGCTTACCTGGGAAAGGGCTATCGTCGTGCTAAAGATTGA
- a CDS encoding branched-chain amino acid ABC transporter permease → MKKLSVSPKLLTIFLLGLFFAIIPFVTQSRYIVAVCINICVFAAFATAWNIIGGYAGQLGLAHAAFFAIGAYSGYLLYLNFKISPWIGMAVGLAISLTASLIIGLVTFRFKGPYFMLSTIAFGKLVEVLLRYKKDITSGANGLIIPVKGNNFSTLIFKNIIYYHYILLCLLMISLLIAWLVERSKIGYYLRVIKIDQDAAESLGIEIKNYKLVAFLISAGVVTVIGTVYAFYLGYIDPSAVGGLDISTKILSIAVIGGLGHLFGPMVGAMILIPLIELANAQIKGGVGMLVYGLALILIMIFRPKGIISYLLDSDGKLKIWSFFKQKA, encoded by the coding sequence ATGAAGAAGTTATCTGTTTCCCCCAAATTACTGACCATTTTTTTGTTGGGGCTGTTTTTTGCGATAATCCCTTTCGTCACGCAATCCCGATATATCGTGGCTGTGTGTATCAATATCTGTGTTTTCGCCGCATTCGCCACGGCATGGAACATTATCGGCGGTTATGCGGGACAGCTTGGCCTTGCCCACGCCGCTTTTTTTGCCATTGGGGCCTATTCGGGTTATCTTCTCTACCTGAACTTCAAAATCAGTCCATGGATTGGCATGGCGGTGGGCCTTGCCATTTCTCTTACCGCTTCACTGATCATTGGCCTGGTAACGTTCAGGTTTAAAGGACCTTATTTCATGTTGTCCACCATCGCGTTCGGTAAACTCGTCGAAGTGCTTCTGCGGTACAAAAAAGACATCACGAGTGGGGCGAACGGTTTGATCATACCGGTTAAAGGAAATAATTTTTCCACGTTAATTTTCAAAAACATAATTTATTACCACTACATCCTTTTGTGTCTTTTAATGATTTCTCTTCTTATTGCCTGGCTTGTGGAACGTTCCAAAATAGGATATTACCTGCGTGTCATCAAAATCGATCAGGATGCCGCCGAATCTCTGGGTATCGAGATCAAAAATTACAAACTCGTCGCTTTTTTGATCAGCGCAGGAGTCGTCACTGTTATTGGCACCGTCTACGCTTTCTATTTGGGATACATTGACCCCTCCGCCGTTGGAGGTTTGGACATCTCCACAAAAATTCTCAGTATTGCCGTGATTGGAGGATTGGGGCATCTGTTTGGACCGATGGTGGGGGCCATGATTCTCATTCCACTTATAGAGCTGGCCAACGCACAGATCAAGGGCGGAGTGGGGATGCTGGTTTATGGTCTCGCTCTCATTTTGATCATGATCTTCAGACCTAAAGGAATAATCAGTTATTTACTGGATTCGGATGGGAAACTGAAAATATGGAGTTTTTTTAAACAAAAAGCCTGA